Proteins from a single region of Flavobacterium sp. K5-23:
- a CDS encoding folylpolyglutamate synthase/dihydrofolate synthase family protein: MNYQETINWMFNQLPMYQLQGASAYKKDLSNTHLLINHLDNPQKNLKCIHVAGTNGKGSTSHMLASILQEAGYKVGLYTSPHLKDFRERIKINGSMISEDFVCDFINKNMSFFEKTEMSFFEMSVGLAFDYFAKEEVDIAVIEVGMGGRLDATNVITPLVSVITNIGMDHVQFLGNTIEAIAKEKAGIIKPGIPVVIGEYTTESKEVFLTKAKENNSEIFFASDLILETHPSDLIGDYQAHNKKTVQQTIAVLNVRKEFSISLNNIQTGLLKTVKNTGLLGRWQQLGESPKIICDTAHNKNGLEIVLNQIQKESFDQLHIVLGVVNDKDLDEILQLFPKNAIYYFCKPNISRGLETIILQEKAREHQLIGDSHSSVAIAYATAKQNAAKQDLIFIGGSTFVIAEIV; the protein is encoded by the coding sequence ATGAATTATCAAGAAACCATAAACTGGATGTTTAACCAGCTCCCTATGTATCAACTGCAAGGAGCATCAGCTTATAAAAAAGATTTAAGCAACACTCACTTACTCATCAATCATCTTGATAACCCCCAGAAAAACCTAAAATGCATTCATGTAGCAGGAACAAACGGCAAGGGATCTACCTCGCATATGCTTGCTTCCATTCTTCAGGAAGCAGGATATAAAGTTGGATTATACACTTCCCCACATTTGAAAGATTTCAGGGAACGAATAAAAATCAACGGGAGTATGATTTCTGAAGATTTCGTTTGTGATTTTATAAATAAAAACATGAGTTTTTTTGAAAAAACAGAGATGAGTTTTTTTGAAATGAGTGTTGGATTGGCATTCGACTATTTCGCAAAAGAAGAAGTCGACATTGCGGTTATTGAAGTTGGTATGGGAGGACGATTAGACGCCACCAATGTAATAACACCGTTAGTATCCGTAATTACGAATATAGGTATGGATCACGTTCAATTTCTTGGAAATACAATTGAAGCTATAGCGAAAGAAAAAGCTGGAATCATCAAACCCGGAATCCCTGTAGTGATAGGAGAATACACAACAGAATCAAAAGAAGTTTTTTTGACCAAAGCCAAAGAAAATAATTCTGAAATCTTTTTTGCTTCCGATTTAATTTTAGAAACACATCCTTCAGATTTAATTGGAGACTATCAAGCACACAATAAAAAAACGGTTCAACAAACAATCGCTGTCTTAAACGTTCGAAAAGAGTTTAGTATTAGTTTAAATAACATACAAACCGGTTTACTGAAAACGGTAAAAAACACAGGGCTTTTAGGAAGATGGCAACAATTAGGGGAATCTCCAAAAATAATTTGCGATACGGCACACAACAAAAACGGACTGGAGATTGTCTTAAACCAAATACAAAAAGAATCTTTTGACCAGTTACATATCGTATTGGGAGTTGTAAATGATAAAGATCTAGATGAAATTTTACAATTATTCCCTAAAAATGCAATTTATTATTTTTGCAAACCAAATATTTCTCGTGGATTAGAAACAATAATTTTACAAGAAAAAGCAAGAGAACACCAACTAATTGGAGACTCACATTCTTCTGTTGCAATAGCTTACGCCACAGCAAAACAAAACGCAGCAAAACAAGACCTAATATTCATAGGCGGCAGTACTTTTGTAATTGCAGAAATAGTTTAA
- a CDS encoding energy transducer TonB yields MKYLKTEEEKKSFAITTILFVIMFLLFFYFGLTSLDPPPENGIAINFGTTEFGSGEIQPTEAIQSAPQPTAAKQSASSDDEVLSQDIEEAVVMKKEKKAEPTKETAKEVTKPKPVESPKPSKSTSDALSSLINGPKSDGKAKGGEGNDNIAGDKGSLNGDPYANSYYGSGTGSGNGSGWGLNGRKISSRGKEVQKCNEFGTVVVQITVNRNGNVIAAKYTKGTTNTNPCLVEPAIATARQYKWQPDSNAPETQIGFITVNFKLGE; encoded by the coding sequence ATGAAATATTTAAAAACAGAAGAAGAGAAAAAATCATTTGCAATTACAACCATCTTGTTTGTGATTATGTTTTTGTTGTTCTTTTATTTTGGACTTACCTCTTTAGACCCACCGCCTGAAAACGGAATAGCCATAAATTTCGGCACAACCGAATTTGGATCTGGAGAAATACAACCTACTGAAGCTATTCAATCCGCTCCACAACCTACAGCTGCAAAACAATCAGCATCAAGTGACGATGAAGTTCTATCACAAGATATTGAAGAAGCGGTAGTAATGAAAAAAGAAAAAAAAGCAGAACCCACGAAAGAAACAGCTAAAGAAGTTACTAAGCCTAAACCGGTCGAAAGTCCGAAACCATCAAAAAGCACATCCGATGCTTTGTCAAGTCTAATAAACGGACCAAAATCAGACGGGAAAGCCAAGGGTGGAGAAGGAAATGACAACATAGCCGGAGATAAGGGAAGCTTAAATGGAGATCCTTATGCAAACAGTTATTATGGTTCTGGAACCGGTAGCGGAAACGGTAGTGGTTGGGGACTAAATGGTAGAAAAATAAGCAGCAGAGGAAAAGAAGTTCAAAAATGTAATGAATTTGGGACCGTAGTTGTTCAAATCACTGTAAACAGAAACGGAAACGTAATTGCAGCCAAGTATACCAAAGGCACAACAAACACAAATCCTTGCCTCGTAGAGCCCGCTATAGCCACAGCTAGGCAATACAAATGGCAGCCGGATTCTAATGCACCCGAAACTCAAATAGGGTTTATCACAGTTAACTTCAAACTTGGAGAATAA
- a CDS encoding biopolymer transporter ExbD: protein MNLRGRNKVSAEFNMSSMTDIVFLLLIFFMLTSTMVTTNALDLVLPKAKGKTDSNKNIAVSINKKLEFFIDKEPVSETELESKLLSLFSADKEKAIILRAEEGVPIEKAVNVLDIANRNQIKVVLAVRPK, encoded by the coding sequence ATGAATTTAAGAGGAAGAAATAAAGTTAGTGCCGAATTCAATATGTCTTCAATGACTGATATTGTTTTTTTGTTACTGATATTCTTTATGCTAACATCAACAATGGTAACCACAAATGCTTTAGATTTAGTGTTACCAAAAGCAAAGGGAAAAACAGACAGCAACAAGAATATAGCCGTAAGCATCAATAAGAAACTAGAATTTTTTATTGACAAAGAGCCCGTTTCAGAAACTGAATTGGAATCTAAATTACTGTCCTTGTTCTCAGCAGACAAAGAAAAAGCAATCATTTTAAGAGCAGAGGAAGGTGTTCCAATAGAAAAAGCAGTAAATGTTTTAGACATTGCAAACAGAAACCAAATAAAAGTTGTTTTGGCCGTAAGACCTAAATAA
- a CDS encoding MotA/TolQ/ExbB proton channel family protein yields the protein MSILLQTDTLSVAQETLAETVPVEKTLSIIELLTSGGLAGQIIMSALFLMFFVALYLYFERLMAINAASKIDANFMGQIRENIRNGRIDNAKIACAHSNSPVARLIEKGISRIGKPLDDINTAIENAGKLEIYKLEKNVSMLATISGAGPMTGFLGTVVGMIQAFHKMASSGGQIEVGALSEGIYTAMTTTVVGLVVGIIAYVGYNHLVVKTDKIVHQMEANAVDFLDLLNDPA from the coding sequence ATGAGTATATTGCTTCAAACAGATACCTTATCTGTTGCACAGGAAACTTTAGCAGAAACCGTTCCGGTTGAGAAAACATTATCCATAATTGAATTACTAACTAGCGGAGGATTAGCAGGTCAGATCATAATGTCTGCTTTATTTTTGATGTTTTTTGTTGCACTATATCTTTATTTCGAACGCTTAATGGCCATAAATGCAGCTTCAAAAATTGACGCTAACTTTATGGGACAAATTAGAGAAAACATTCGAAATGGTCGCATTGACAACGCTAAAATAGCATGCGCCCACTCTAATTCACCTGTAGCGAGATTAATCGAAAAAGGAATATCAAGAATTGGGAAGCCTCTTGACGATATCAATACAGCTATTGAAAACGCAGGAAAACTTGAAATATACAAACTTGAAAAAAACGTAAGTATGCTAGCTACAATCTCAGGAGCTGGTCCTATGACAGGTTTCTTAGGAACAGTTGTAGGAATGATACAAGCATTTCATAAAATGGCAAGTTCAGGAGGGCAAATCGAAGTTGGTGCTCTTTCAGAAGGAATATACACCGCTATGACCACAACAGTAGTTGGATTAGTAGTTGGAATTATCGCTTATGTAGGATACAACCACTTAGTTGTAAAAACGGATAAGATTGTTCATCAAATGGAGGCAAATGCAGTTGACTTTTTGGATTTATTAAATGATCCTGCATAA
- a CDS encoding Glu/Leu/Phe/Val dehydrogenase dimerization domain-containing protein, with the protein MKDLLKKFENKEPEIVFNWKDAETEAEGWTVINSLRGGAAGGGTRMRKGLDMNEVLSLAKTMEVKFSVSGPAIGGAKSGINFDPNDPRKKGVLQRWYKAVSPLLKSYYGTGGDLNVDEIHEVIPMTEECGVWHPQEGVFNGHFKPTEADKINRIGQLRQGVVKVIENPKFSPDVNKKYTIADMITGYGVAEAVRHYYSIYGGDVKGKKAIVQGFGNVGSAAAFYLAEMGAKVIGIIDRDGGLIKEEGFSFEEIRDLFLAKDGNKLVAENMIPFEEINKKIWTIGAEIFTPCAASRLVTQDQIDNLIANGLEVISCGANVPFADKEIFFGPIMENVDNKVSLIPDFISNCGMARVFAYFMEKKVQMTDESVFNDTSDIIKNAIVKAHALNSSKTNISATAFEIALKQLV; encoded by the coding sequence ATGAAAGATTTACTAAAGAAATTCGAAAATAAAGAGCCTGAAATTGTATTCAACTGGAAAGATGCTGAAACAGAAGCTGAAGGTTGGACAGTTATCAATTCTCTACGTGGCGGAGCTGCAGGAGGTGGTACTCGTATGAGAAAAGGTTTGGACATGAACGAAGTTTTGTCATTGGCAAAAACTATGGAGGTAAAATTTTCAGTTTCTGGACCTGCTATTGGAGGTGCTAAATCAGGAATTAATTTTGATCCGAATGACCCAAGAAAAAAAGGCGTTTTACAACGTTGGTATAAAGCAGTTTCTCCTTTATTGAAAAGTTACTACGGTACTGGTGGAGATTTGAATGTTGACGAAATTCACGAAGTTATCCCAATGACTGAGGAATGTGGTGTTTGGCATCCACAAGAAGGAGTGTTTAATGGTCACTTTAAACCAACAGAAGCTGATAAAATTAACAGAATAGGACAATTGCGTCAAGGTGTTGTTAAGGTAATCGAAAACCCTAAATTCTCACCTGATGTAAATAAAAAATACACTATTGCTGATATGATTACCGGTTATGGAGTTGCTGAAGCCGTTCGTCATTACTATTCTATTTATGGAGGTGATGTAAAAGGAAAGAAAGCAATTGTTCAGGGATTTGGTAATGTAGGTTCTGCTGCCGCTTTTTACTTGGCCGAAATGGGAGCAAAAGTAATTGGTATAATCGACAGAGATGGTGGATTAATAAAGGAAGAAGGATTTAGCTTTGAAGAAATAAGAGATTTATTTCTTGCTAAGGACGGAAACAAATTAGTAGCCGAAAATATGATTCCTTTTGAGGAAATCAATAAAAAAATATGGACAATAGGTGCTGAAATATTCACTCCTTGTGCTGCTTCAAGATTAGTAACACAAGACCAAATCGATAATTTGATCGCTAATGGTCTTGAAGTAATTTCTTGTGGTGCGAATGTTCCTTTTGCTGACAAAGAAATTTTCTTTGGTCCAATTATGGAAAATGTAGACAACAAAGTAAGTTTGATTCCTGACTTTATTTCAAACTGTGGAATGGCGAGAGTATTTGCTTATTTTATGGAGAAGAAAGTTCAAATGACAGATGAGTCTGTATTTAATGACACTTCCGATATTATAAAAAATGCGATTGTAAAAGCACACGCTTTAAACAGTTCTAAAACTAACATTAGTGCTACCGCATTTGAAATTGCTTTGAAACAATTGGTATAA
- a CDS encoding anhydro-N-acetylmuramic acid kinase: MKIENYNVVGIMSGTSLDGIDLAHLHFTIKDNKWAFKILENETIRYSNNWLERLKIAVDFSEPELEELNKDYTKLIAKTASDFINKNNIKNLDAVCSHGHTILHQPHNGFTLQIGNLPEIATLTEQTVVCDFRVQDVQLGGQGAPLVPIGDRILFSEYDYCMNLGGFSNVSFEENNKRIAFDISPVNTVLNHYANQLELDYDDKGQLARTGKINQSLLKKLNALDYYIKKHPKSLGFEFVKETVLPLIEKFNITIEDKLHTFSEHVAIQIALALPIKEGKLFITGGGAYNDFLLQRIQFHLPQMTIIIPSTEILEFKEALIFGLLGVLKLRNEVNVLSSVTGAQKDHSSGIIHYFK; this comes from the coding sequence ATGAAAATTGAAAACTATAACGTTGTTGGTATTATGTCAGGAACCTCGCTTGATGGCATTGATTTAGCACACCTTCATTTTACCATAAAGGACAATAAATGGGCATTTAAAATCCTTGAAAACGAAACGATTCGTTACAGTAATAATTGGCTTGAAAGATTAAAAATTGCAGTAGATTTTTCTGAACCGGAATTAGAAGAATTAAATAAAGACTATACTAAATTAATAGCCAAAACAGCATCGGATTTCATTAATAAGAACAATATCAAAAATCTTGATGCCGTTTGTTCTCATGGCCATACTATATTACACCAACCTCACAATGGCTTCACTCTTCAAATAGGGAATTTACCCGAAATTGCAACTTTGACAGAACAAACTGTAGTCTGTGATTTCAGGGTTCAAGATGTTCAACTAGGCGGGCAAGGCGCTCCTCTGGTCCCTATTGGCGATCGAATATTATTTTCAGAATACGATTACTGCATGAATTTAGGCGGTTTTTCTAATGTTTCATTCGAAGAAAACAACAAAAGAATCGCATTCGACATTTCTCCCGTAAATACGGTTTTGAATCATTATGCTAATCAATTGGAACTGGATTATGACGACAAAGGACAATTAGCCCGGACGGGAAAAATAAATCAGTCCTTATTAAAGAAACTGAATGCATTGGATTATTACATTAAAAAACATCCTAAATCATTGGGGTTCGAATTTGTAAAAGAAACTGTATTACCTTTAATTGAAAAATTTAATATTACAATCGAAGACAAGCTACATACTTTTAGTGAACACGTAGCGATCCAAATTGCTTTGGCTTTGCCAATAAAAGAAGGGAAGCTGTTCATAACTGGTGGCGGGGCTTATAATGATTTCCTCCTTCAAAGAATTCAATTTCACCTTCCACAAATGACTATCATAATCCCATCTACTGAAATCTTAGAGTTCAAAGAGGCGCTGATTTTTGGATTGTTAGGCGTTTTAAAACTAAGAAATGAAGTCAATGTCTTATCAAGCGTCACCGGCGCGCAAAAAGACCATAGCTCCGGAATTATTCATTATTTTAAATAA
- a CDS encoding acyl-CoA dehydrogenase family protein, with protein sequence MDFNLTEEQLMIQQAARDFAQAELLEGVIERDEHSKFPTEQVKKMAELGFLGMMVDPKYGGSGLDSVSYVLAITEIAKVDASAAVVMSVNNSLVCAGLEKYCNEEQKLKYLVPLAKGEVIGAFCLSEPEAGSDATSQKTTAIDKGDHYLLNGTKNWITNGATASTYIVIAQTDLEKKHKGINAFIVEKGWAGFDIGPKERKMGIRGSDTHSLMFTDVKVPKENRIGADGFGFNFAMAVLNGGRIGIASQALGIATGAYELALKYSQERKAFGKEIFKHQAIAFKLADMATQIMAAKMLCLKAACEKDAGQDISQSGAMAKLFASQTAMDTTIEAVQIHGGNGYVAEYHVERMMRDAKITQIYEGTSEIQRIVISRTLVS encoded by the coding sequence ATGGATTTTAACCTTACCGAAGAGCAGTTAATGATACAACAAGCAGCTAGAGATTTTGCTCAAGCTGAATTGTTAGAAGGAGTAATTGAAAGAGATGAACACTCAAAATTTCCTACAGAACAGGTAAAAAAAATGGCTGAACTAGGATTCTTAGGAATGATGGTTGATCCTAAATATGGAGGTTCTGGATTAGACAGCGTATCCTATGTTTTAGCAATTACTGAAATTGCAAAAGTGGATGCTTCTGCTGCAGTAGTGATGTCAGTTAACAACTCTTTAGTTTGTGCTGGTCTAGAAAAATACTGTAATGAAGAGCAAAAACTTAAATATTTAGTTCCTTTAGCTAAAGGAGAAGTTATAGGTGCTTTTTGTTTGTCAGAGCCTGAAGCTGGTTCAGATGCAACTTCACAAAAGACTACTGCTATCGATAAAGGAGACCATTATTTATTAAATGGTACTAAAAACTGGATTACTAATGGTGCTACGGCTTCTACTTATATAGTAATAGCTCAAACGGATTTAGAAAAAAAGCATAAAGGAATCAATGCTTTTATCGTTGAAAAAGGATGGGCCGGTTTTGATATTGGACCAAAAGAAAGAAAAATGGGTATCCGTGGATCTGATACGCATTCTTTAATGTTTACGGATGTTAAAGTTCCTAAGGAAAACCGAATTGGTGCTGACGGATTTGGATTCAATTTTGCTATGGCAGTTTTAAACGGTGGTAGAATAGGAATTGCTTCTCAAGCATTAGGTATAGCTACAGGTGCTTATGAATTAGCATTGAAATATTCTCAAGAGCGTAAAGCTTTTGGTAAAGAAATTTTCAAACACCAAGCAATTGCATTTAAGCTTGCTGATATGGCAACTCAAATTATGGCAGCCAAAATGTTATGTTTAAAAGCGGCTTGTGAAAAAGATGCTGGTCAAGATATTTCACAGTCTGGTGCAATGGCAAAATTATTTGCTTCTCAAACTGCAATGGATACTACAATTGAAGCGGTTCAAATTCACGGTGGTAACGGTTATGTAGCTGAATATCACGTGGAACGTATGATGCGTGACGCAAAAATCACTCAAATATATGAGGGAACTTCAGAAATTCAACGTATTGTAATTTCAAGAACACTAGTTTCTTAA
- a CDS encoding Crp/Fnr family transcriptional regulator, translating into MNEELKYWYLRDHKLFKTLSFGQIKDLCIIMGFKKAMKGEVIYFSSSDLPRIFVLKKGTIKIVAVDDEGNESVKDIIQKGDLFGELSLEVDSQTNEYAKVLSDDVVICSFLLSDFEDVLLKNPSLALSYTKIVGLKMKRIKNSYSNLISKDAKTRLRLFLKDWGEKEGVKVGNKIVIENYLTQNDIAQIICTSRQTTTQLFNEMESSGLLLYNRKEIIITDVRNL; encoded by the coding sequence ATGAATGAGGAATTGAAGTATTGGTATTTACGGGATCATAAATTGTTTAAAACTTTGAGTTTTGGTCAAATTAAAGATTTATGTATTATTATGGGTTTTAAAAAAGCCATGAAAGGCGAAGTTATTTATTTCTCTTCTTCTGATTTGCCTCGAATATTTGTTTTGAAAAAAGGAACAATTAAAATAGTCGCTGTTGACGATGAAGGGAATGAAAGTGTAAAGGATATTATTCAAAAGGGAGATCTTTTTGGAGAATTGTCTCTAGAAGTCGATAGTCAGACAAATGAATACGCAAAAGTTCTCTCAGATGATGTTGTAATTTGTAGTTTTCTATTGTCGGATTTTGAGGATGTGTTATTGAAAAACCCAAGTTTGGCCTTGTCCTATACAAAGATTGTCGGTTTGAAAATGAAACGTATAAAAAACAGCTATTCTAATTTAATTTCTAAAGACGCTAAAACCAGACTGAGATTGTTTTTAAAAGACTGGGGAGAGAAAGAAGGGGTAAAAGTTGGAAATAAAATAGTTATTGAAAATTATCTGACTCAAAACGATATTGCTCAAATTATATGTACCTCGAGACAAACTACGACTCAATTGTTTAACGAGATGGAATCAAGCGGACTGCTTTTATACAATCGCAAGGAAATTATTATAACTGATGTTAGAAATTTATAA
- a CDS encoding peroxiredoxin-like family protein — MKKLLCIALMAMGSLLHAQNDLPKSATDVSPLLIGEKISDITLKSVEDKDVNTASVFSKKKTVLVFYRGGWCPYCNKHLSALGEAEATLLELGYQIVAISPDAPKNLKATIEKDKVNYTLLSDSKGDLAKEMGIAFQAPSNYQSVLSKGSDGLNSSYLPVPSVFIVNLEGEIEFEYITPDYKHRLSNELLIAVAKALKK; from the coding sequence ATGAAAAAGTTACTTTGTATTGCTTTAATGGCAATGGGTTCTCTACTACATGCTCAAAATGATTTGCCAAAAAGCGCAACGGATGTTTCTCCTTTGTTAATTGGAGAGAAAATATCGGATATTACATTGAAGTCTGTTGAAGATAAGGATGTAAATACCGCTTCGGTTTTTTCAAAAAAGAAAACGGTATTGGTTTTTTACCGCGGTGGATGGTGTCCGTATTGTAATAAACATTTATCAGCATTAGGAGAAGCGGAAGCTACTTTACTTGAACTAGGATATCAAATTGTTGCCATCAGTCCTGACGCGCCTAAAAATTTGAAAGCTACAATTGAGAAAGACAAAGTGAATTACACTTTGTTGTCTGATAGTAAAGGAGATTTGGCAAAAGAAATGGGAATTGCTTTTCAAGCTCCGTCTAATTATCAATCTGTTTTGTCTAAAGGATCGGATGGATTAAATAGTTCTTACTTACCTGTGCCATCAGTTTTTATTGTAAATTTAGAGGGTGAAATCGAGTTTGAATATATAACTCCAGATTACAAACATAGATTATCGAATGAATTATTAATTGCTGTTGCAAAAGCATTAAAAAAGTAA
- a CDS encoding DinB family protein, whose protein sequence is MLIPSINNNLNELVDLLKQLSNSEYSKPYPSLSNSTIGEHIRHIIEMFQCLECNYDSGVVNYDNRQRNVLVQTDVDFAIIQINAIYSSLDKENKKIELQQIIDGEELRIESNYFRELLYNLEHCIHHQALIKVAVLQNAALIVDTNFGVARSTIEYRSTCAQ, encoded by the coding sequence ATGCTAATACCTTCAATAAATAATAATTTAAACGAATTGGTTGATTTACTCAAGCAATTATCTAATTCCGAATATTCAAAGCCATATCCCTCTTTGAGTAACTCTACCATTGGGGAACACATTAGACATATTATTGAAATGTTTCAATGCTTAGAATGTAATTACGACTCGGGTGTCGTGAATTATGATAACAGGCAACGAAATGTATTAGTGCAAACAGATGTTGATTTTGCAATTATTCAAATAAATGCTATTTATAGCTCTTTGGATAAGGAAAATAAAAAAATAGAATTGCAGCAAATTATCGATGGCGAAGAACTTCGAATTGAAAGTAATTACTTCAGAGAGTTACTTTACAATTTAGAACATTGTATACATCATCAGGCATTAATAAAAGTGGCGGTTTTGCAAAACGCAGCTCTTATTGTTGACACTAATTTTGGTGTGGCTCGTTCAACAATTGAATACAGAAGTACATGTGCACAGTAA
- a CDS encoding NRDE family protein, giving the protein MCTVSFVKVNGKVVITSNRDEKVIRLAIPPRNYLINGKNVIFPKDPKAGGTWYAIDENGNVLVLLNGASEKHIIQESYRKSRGLIVLDIISSKSPKDFWQELNLENIEPFTLVLFQDEELFQLRWNGDDKETLLLDTNKNHIWASSTLYPKEIRAKRADLFDSFLESNQEVSAQEIHHFHRYAENENQENGLVINRNDVLKTLSITQTVIESNKVSITHYDLIENKEFSNTFITI; this is encoded by the coding sequence ATGTGCACAGTAAGTTTTGTTAAGGTTAATGGAAAAGTGGTCATTACATCAAATCGGGACGAAAAAGTAATAAGACTCGCGATTCCACCCCGGAATTATTTGATTAACGGGAAGAATGTTATATTTCCAAAAGACCCTAAAGCCGGAGGGACATGGTATGCAATAGATGAAAACGGGAATGTGTTGGTTTTGTTAAATGGCGCTTCTGAAAAACATATAATCCAGGAATCTTATAGAAAAAGCAGGGGATTGATCGTACTGGATATTATTAGCAGTAAATCTCCAAAAGATTTTTGGCAGGAACTAAATTTAGAAAACATTGAACCTTTTACTCTGGTATTGTTTCAAGATGAAGAACTTTTTCAATTGCGCTGGAATGGTGATGATAAAGAAACATTGCTTTTAGATACAAATAAAAACCATATTTGGGCCTCTTCGACATTATATCCAAAAGAAATTAGAGCCAAAAGAGCTGATTTATTCGACTCCTTTTTAGAATCAAATCAAGAGGTTTCTGCCCAAGAGATTCATCACTTTCACAGGTATGCTGAAAATGAAAATCAAGAAAATGGATTGGTTATTAATAGGAATGATGTGTTGAAAACACTGAGTATTACACAAACAGTTATTGAGAGTAACAAAGTTTCCATTACACATTATGATTTAATTGAAAACAAGGAATTTTCGAATACCTTTATAACAATATAA
- a CDS encoding D-alanine--D-alanine ligase, with product MESKKEIYNLIPSQYYPKTELINEGTPLEDIQKVIQNSGIRYPLIAKPDIGLRGSAVKKINSIEDLKSYSLKADFDYLIQDLIPYENEVGIFYVRYPNQKIGKITGIVSKEFLIITGNGIATIEELIKENPRYELQLKVLRQEYGKRLLDILPEGEKINLVPYGNHARGAKFIDGSHQITAKLEETFNEICLQIPGFFFGRMDVMYNTFEELENGINFSIVELNGAASEPTHIYDPKHSLLFAWKELARHITYMYEISVENNKKGVPFLEHQLGMKEYRMHLIQSNKIVNF from the coding sequence ATGGAGTCCAAAAAAGAAATCTACAATTTAATTCCGTCGCAGTATTACCCTAAAACCGAATTGATTAATGAAGGAACCCCATTAGAAGATATCCAGAAAGTAATTCAAAATTCAGGAATTAGATACCCTTTAATTGCAAAACCCGACATTGGATTGCGAGGTTCAGCTGTGAAAAAAATCAATAGTATAGAAGATTTAAAAAGCTATTCCTTAAAAGCGGATTTTGATTATTTAATTCAAGACTTGATTCCTTATGAGAACGAAGTTGGAATTTTTTATGTGCGTTATCCAAATCAAAAAATAGGTAAAATAACGGGAATTGTTTCAAAAGAATTTTTGATAATTACCGGAAATGGAATAGCAACTATCGAAGAGTTAATAAAAGAAAATCCTCGTTATGAATTGCAGTTAAAAGTTCTGAGACAGGAATACGGAAAGCGATTGTTAGACATATTACCTGAAGGGGAAAAGATAAATCTTGTTCCATACGGCAATCACGCTCGCGGTGCAAAATTCATTGATGGAAGCCACCAGATTACGGCTAAATTAGAAGAGACTTTTAACGAAATTTGTCTGCAAATCCCCGGTTTCTTTTTTGGAAGAATGGATGTGATGTACAATACTTTTGAAGAATTAGAAAACGGAATAAATTTTTCCATTGTCGAATTAAACGGAGCCGCAAGCGAACCCACCCACATTTATGACCCAAAACATTCTTTGCTATTTGCGTGGAAAGAACTGGCAAGGCATATAACCTATATGTACGAGATAAGTGTCGAAAACAATAAAAAGGGGGTTCCTTTTTTAGAGCACCAGCTTGGGATGAAAGAATATAGAATGCATCTAATTCAAAGTAATAAAATCGTAAATTTCTAA